The region GGAACAGCGCAAGGAAAACTGCTGGTAGGGGCACCGGGCTACCCTGTAAGCGCTGTGGTCTGCTTCGAGGACGTGCTGACTCCTATTATTTCATGGCTGGCCGGTAAACATAAACCGCAACGTGAGACTGTTCAGGTTCGCCTCGCCAGACGCACACCCTCCAAGCCCGGTCAGGAAGAGATCGTTCGTTTGGCTGTTGGTGAGGTGGATAATGAATACATCGGCGTGCCTCTTTCACGGGGCGCGGGGATGATAACCACCCTGACCAAAGCGCAGGGCTTCACCCGTATTCCTGCGGATAGTGAAGGTGTGGAACTTGACTCCACCGTGGATGTGGAGCTTTTCTCCAGCCGCGCTGAGCTGGATAAAGTGCTTATGCACGTGGGAAGTCACGACAACACCATCGACATGCTTGCCGATATGCTCATGGACGGCGATAATCCCCTGCGGCTGGTATCAACCCACGCCGGTTCCATGGGCGGTCTAACCGCGCTGAAGAATAATATGGCCCTTTTTGCCGGAGCACATCTTTTTGATCCGGACACAGATGATTTCAACTTTCCTTTCATTGAAAAATATCTGCCCGGTCTGGAAGTAACGGTTATCAATCTGGCTATCCGCCATCAGGGCTTTATTGTTCCCAAAGGCAACCCCGGTAACATTGAAGGTATCCACTCACTCGGCGGAGGAAAAATTAATTTTATCAACCGCCAGCGCGGTGCCGGAACCAGAATCCTTTTCGATTATCACATGAAAAAAGCGGGCCTCAAACCTGCGGACATCCTCGGCTACGACCGCGAAGAATTCACCCACATGGCCGTTGCCGCCAACGTGCTTACCGGAGCGGCCGACTGCGGACTTGGAATCTATGCCGCAGCCAAGGCGCTGGGTCTCGATTTCGTGCCGCTGGCCCACGAACGCTACGATCTGGTCATCCCGCAAAAACATATGGAAGACGGCAGGATAAAGACCTTGCTGAAACTCATCAAATCCGATCAGGTTAAAAAAGAGATCAGCAGACTGGGCGGATATGAAACGGATCTCAGCGGGCAGGAAATGAAGCCGGGAATGGGGCTGGGATAAAACACGACAAATTGCCGGAGGGGTTATGAACAAGGATAAAGAACACATCATCAGGCAGAAATGTCATGAAAACGTGATCGGCTTTGCCCCGTTCCGCTACCGCTTCGGCAAGGGCAGTTTTATCCGCGAAGGCCTGCTCAATATCGGTATATTTGAAGACAAAGAAGGCGGACATCTGGTGCTGACCTTCATTTTCGATTCCGACTCAATCATGACCGACAATGATATCCTTGATCGCATGGGACGGCTCGACTTCAGCCCCATGACCCGCAAAGGGTTACTGACCGCATTACGCAATTCAGCAGAATTCGAACAGAACGAGAATTTCGCCATGCACGAATTCAGCTTTTATTTTGACAAAATGCCTGCTGACATTCCCAAACTGATTAATCACTGTTTCATACCCTTCTTTCTTGAGCACCTTTATATGCGTATAGGAAAAGTTGAGTGGATGGATAGCGAAAAGATTAAGGGTTTGTTTTGCAAAATAAAAAATAACTTTAAATGGTAAATTTTCAGGAGAAAGATAATGCCCGTAATTAAAGTTGAAATGTTCGAGGGCAGAACCATCGAGCAGAAAAGAGAACTTGTAGAAGTGCTTTCCAAAGAAACCGCCCGCATAACCGGATGCAGCGTTGGATCAATCTATGTTGTCATTGATGAAGTTAAAAAAGAAAACTGGGGTGCCGGAGGAGAGCTTTGTTCGGATAAGTTTCCGGATTAATTTTTTCCATAGCTACAAAAACAAACCCCCGGCAGAAAAATCCTGCCGGGGGTTTGTTTATTTGTTATTTCCTAAAGCACACCCAACTACTTCCCGTGAATCTCCCATTCTTCAGCCTTGTAGTCCTCGGACACTTCTTCCCAGCCGGAAAACATCGCCGCGATATGAGCGGTGATGCTGTGACCGGTCGTGGTCATGTAGATATGCACTATGAGGAACGCCAGCAAAGCATACGCGCAGGCCACATGGACATTCGCCACTGCATTGAGACTCAGGAAATCGAGTCCGTAAGCGGGCCAATCATTATAAGTCCAATAAAGCAACCCGGTTACCATCTGCAAGGGGAGCAGGATCGCTGACAGTCCCAGATATACCAGACGCTGCAAGGGATTGTGCTTAGCGTCCTTGCGCTTCTGCACAGGATGAGGTTCACCCTTGAAGATACCGGAAGCATAGTACTTCGCCACATCAAAAAGCTTCTTGGAAGTGGGAATGTACTGCTTCCATTCACCGGTGGTCAGCAGCCAGAAGATGATAAAAACGAACAGAATCAGCCAGCTTATGCCCAGCGTGTTATGCAGGTCCACGGCCTGTTCAAAACCGAATAAGGTAAACACACCATGCACTTCCAGCCCGGTAACCATCAGCAGCATTATCAGAATGGCCTGAGTCCAGTGCCAGAAACGCTCGAACCTTGAATAGAGATAGATCTTCTTCATGTTATGTCCGGTCATGACTAGTCCTCCTTACGTCCCTTGATGAACAAACGGCCAAGGGCATGCAGGATTACACCCACAGCCGAGGCAAGCACGATGAACCAGCCCCCTGCATCAACCACAGCCGATGCGTCACGTCCCGGCATATAAAAGCAGGTCAGCTTTGCAAGCCGGCCCTGCTTGCTGTGGCATTCCTCACAAGCTACTGCGTTTTCCTTGGGAGCCACCATATGAGTGGTAGGGTAAACGTATTCGGTTTCCACGAATCCCACTTCACCGCTGAAAGGTAATCCGGCGTACTTCATACCCGAGGTGACGGCCTTTTCCCAATTGTAGCCCTTCCAGTATGCACTCTTATCCTTACCGAACAGATGCGGGATGACCATATTTTTGTTGACCTTGTCATAAGGGGTCATACCCCGGTGAACCTTAAAGGGCATGATGCGCGAATTCCTGTCCGCAATGGAACCGACAGGTCTTGATACCCGAACAGGCTTGGTGGGATCAATAACCGTCTTGGCGGTGATGGAATCGATGGTCCCGTTAAACCAGTAGTATTCAGGAACAACATTCTTTTCCCAGAGCATGTCGCCTTTCTTGGTCATATAAATAGGCTTGCCCCATTCACCCTTTTCTACATAGGGCTTGCCGTCCTTCTTCTTGCCGGCAGCAGACCAGTCCCACCACATCTTGGTAGGCAGTTCGCGGGCAAAAGTCGGGATATGGCAACTCTGACAGGCCAGCTTATCGGTATGATCATTGAGCTTCATGCCTAGTTCAGTCTTATGCGGACGGTCACTGTGGCAGGATTCACACATAATCTTGGAACCGAGATCATCTTCCAGCAAAGACTTACGGCTGGTTGCCGCCGGTGTTGAATAGATGCGACCGGCTATATCGTGATTAACTGTTGTATGACAACGGACACAGGTAAAATTCTGCCCATCCAGACCCATATGAACATCAAGTGTCTTGGCCGGCTTGAGCATGGATGAATCGAGATCGCCGTGCTTAACGCCGTCCCCGCCGCCACCGTAAAAATGACAAGTTCCGCAATTCCTGCGGGTAGGGCGACTTACGGACTGGGCAACCTTATTCCATTCCGGAGCGGGATAGAACTTACCGTTGCCCTTGAACATCTTACCCGGCGGCGGTGCGGGATTACCGGCTCCGGCCGGAAACTTCTTATAGGTTCCGGTCTGTTCATGGCAGACAAGACAATCAATCTTTTCCTGTGACTTAAAATCAAAATCCTTGTTCTTCCATCCGTAACCGGCATGACAGGAAGTACAGCGAGGTTCGTTCGACTGGATGTTGATACAGAAATTGTTCATCACCAGTCCGCCCTTTCCAACCTCAAGCTCCTTTTCCGCCTTTGGATCAAGCCAGGTCCAGTGAATGGTCTTGTGGAACTGATGTCCAGCTTCGGTGTGACAGGTCAAGCAGGCTTTGGTCACTTCCGGGCCGCTTTTAAAAGGTTGCTTCAACGCATCGAACTTTGAATGATCCGCAGTGATCCACAACTCCTTACCCTTGGTAGCCTGACGAGCCATTTCCCGTCCCGGGGCGGTATCCCCGGCGGCAAATGCACTGGCGCCCAGAAAGACAACCGCCATCAGCAGCAGTACTGAGTTCCGAATTAATCTCATTTCCACCCTCCAGAGTTATAATGACCGGGGCAGCTACCCCGGAGACGTTGCATCCTCTTCACCTAAGTCCGCGGTTAGTTCCTCAAGATACTTTTTACGGCCCCGGAAAAACGCGTACATCGCCGCAACACCGAGCAGAATCGCAAATCCCAGATGAGTCCAATCGATAAACATGACCGTCATCGGATCAAAAGTAACCGAGTGCAGATTCTTGACCACCCGCAAACCTCCGGTCCCGATGACCACTACGTAAAGAGCGGCGCGCAACATGCCGGAAGAAGTAAGTTTAAAACGATGGTTCCCGGATAGAAGGAAGAAAGTCAGTAGATACAGAGCCATAAAAATCAAAACGGCTCCGAAGATGTAATGAAGTTTGTTAGTCAGGTAAAAATCAGCAAGCCAGCTCAAGCCGGGAATATCCGCAATGTAATATCGCTTGAATATAGGCATTTGAGCGGCACCGGTAAGGGCCATTATGAAAATGTTTAACTTGAAAAGACGTGCAAACAGAGGACTAGTCATTTTCCTTCCTCCCTGCTGCGGACGAAAGGAAATTTCCGGCCTTGATTAATCCGGCTGCTATCCCGGCAAAAGGAGCGATGCCCACCGCGTAGGCCAGCTTCTCCTCATCAGCCATGGAATCTTCCACCGGAGCAAGTCCGGGCCTGCCGGGCCCCTTCTCCACCTCTTTGTTGAGCAGTTCAAAAGGAACCGGGGAAAGATAAATGGTATTGGTGCCGCCGTTCTCCTCCTCGCCATAGATGAACCAATTGTTCTTAGCCGCCAATTCGTGCGCCTTTGCTATTATTTCACTGCGGGGTCCGATAGTCTGCACATCTTCCGGACAAACCTCGATGCAGGCAGGCAGTTCACCCTGATCGATGCGGTTGTAGCAGCGGTCACACTTGTACATTACGCCGTTCCCCGCAAAATTAGGCAGAATCCGCAAGTACAGTCCTACCCCGGTCTGACGTTGCGGTATATGCCACGGGCAGACAGAGCGACACTTAGCGCCCCCAAGACAGACCTCATCATTGATACGTACTATGCCGTTCTTCTGCTTCCCAGCCGCTCCCCACGGGCATAAATTGGCGCAAGGGGCATTGCGACAATGCAGACAGCGGCGGGGAATATTCACCTCGTGAACCTCACCCTTGTATTCAACCTCCGCACTCTGGATAAAAAGCCAGTTATAGGGCGTCAGCCGGTCATCCACATCAGTCCGGTCAGACCAGTCTTCAGCCTTGACCCGGGAAGTGGGGTACATTTCAGGATACGGCTTATGCGGCCGGGGAAACTTAGGTTCATTGACCTCCCGGCAGGCGGAAACACACTCTCCGCAACCGATACACCTTGAAAGATTCAAAAGTGTACAAAGCTCCTCCTCACTGCTGCCGGAGGCCGCAGCTACTTTGCCGGCCGGCAGAAGCGCGGCACCACCTGCCGCTCCCAATCCCTTCAAAAAACTTCTTCGAGAAATTCCATTCTTCCTATCTGACATGTGTATTCCTTTATGAACTTTCGGTTTTTCAAATTCAGCATGAAACTGGACAATTTTAAGAAAGCAGAATCCGTACCTTTTTCCGCTATTCTTTTAATAAGTACCATAAATACTACATTTGCGGCTAGTGAAACCTTTAATTACTTATTTACATAAGGCTGGAGAAACAGAAAAAACTGTTCAATTGTTTAAACATGTGTTCAACTAGAACCACAAACTTGAACACTTGAACACTTTATTTAAAAAAACGGCTATAAAATATGACTGAACAGGATATCGATCTTTATTTACGGGAAGTTATCGACACTATGAGTGACGGGCTGATCATTATCCGCCCGGACGGGACCATCATGATGGTCAATGACGCCCTGCTGCGCATGACCGGTTTTTCCAAAGAGGATCTGCTGAATAAACCCTGTTCCGCATTAGGCTGCGATGCCTGCCGCCGATCAAGGGAGGAAGGAAAGCAGCATTGGTGCAGGCTGTTCAAAACACGCAAGGAAAACCGCAAGAGCTGCCATATAATTGATAAAAAGGGTAATTATCTGCACGTACTCAAAAACGCTTCGCTGCTAATGGATGATGACGGCAGCATTCTCGGTGCGGTTGAAACAGTCACAGACATCACCGAACTGGACCGCAAGGAATTGAAAATAAGGGAACTTTCCCGAAAGCTTCAGCACGAGGATAAAGGATTCTGCGGTTTTATAGGTCAGTCCCCTGATATGCAGAAGGTTTATACTTTATTAAGCAGAGCTGCCCGGTCAGACGCCCCGGTAATTATTTACGGAGAGTCCGGTACAGGTAAGGAACTGGCCGCACAGGCCATTCATGAGATGAGTCCACGGGCAAACAAACCTTTTGTTCAGCTCAACTGTGCGGCGCTCAATGATTCCCTGCTTGAAAGTGAACTCTTCGGACATGTTAAAGGGGCCTTTACAGGTGCCTACCGTCACAGACAGGGACGTTTTGAGCAGGCCGCGGACGGTTCGATATTTCTTGATGAAATAGGGGATGTACCGCTATCCATTCAAGTAAAACTGCTGAGGGTGCTGGAAACCAGATCCTTTGAACGGGTCGGGGAAAATATCAACCTCAGCATGGACGCAAGGCTGATAACCGCCACCAATCAGGACCTGCGGGAATTAGTGCAAAAGAAATTATTCCGCGACGATTTCTTTTTCCGCATCAATGTGATCCCGGTACACCTGCCCCCCCTGCGTGAGCGCAAGGAAGACCTGCCCCTGCTGGTGGATCACTTCATCACAATGATTGACCATCTGCATCATGGAGAAGGGCCAACGCCTGAAACAATGCGTAAACTCATGAATTACGACTGGCCCGGAAATGTGCGGGAATTGAAAAGCGCGCTGGAATACGCCGCCGTAGTCAAGGACGGCGGTCCCATTCTTCCCGAACATCTGCCGCCTCAAATCAGCGAAACAGGCACCAGCCTCCCGAGCTCTAACCCAATCACCCAAGCTCCTGTAGCTGATGAAAAAGAAGAACTCATCAGTGCTCTCAAGCAGGCAGGGGGCAATAAAAGCAGAGCTGCCAAAATTCTAGGGGTCAGCCGGGGAACGATTCATAATCGCATGCGCAAATATTCAGTCAGGTTCGGGCTGGAGGAGTGATCACACCTCATAGAAGCCATGTTTTCTATGAACTTTATGCGCTCTTCCGGTATTTATAGAAAAGATTATGCACTCGACACCTCTGGACTTTTCGACTGTTTTTCAGTAAATACTTTCTCAACATCGGGAAGAAGCATTCGCTATTTTCCTGCAATTCGCCGTACAACCATTTACACTGGAATCGGATGTTCCAACCCCTGATCCAGTCCAAAAGAAATCACACTGCCCGCTTACATCTCCGGACCGGCAAGGTTCATGCCTTGGGCCCGGACCGCAAGACCCGGCATCAGGCTGAGACGCGCAATATGGAATGATTAATGCGCTGACCTTTCGTTTGAATGCTGCGGATTTTTGCCCAAAAACAGAGAATACTTCATAGCGTGCATAGACAATTAACCGGAGGAATACATGAGCGATAAGAACATTGCGATCCTTAAGTATGACGGCAAAGAATACGAATTGCCCGTAATCCACGGAACTGAGGGCGAAACAGGTATCGACATAACTAAACTCCGCGCCCAGAGCGGCCTCATTACCTATGATCCCGGTTACGGTAATACCGGGGCCTGCACCAGTAAAATCACCTTTGTTGACGGAGAAAGAGGAATCCTGCGCTATCGCGGATATCCCATCGAAGACCTTGCCAAACATGGAAAATTTATTGAAACCGCATGGCTGCTCATCTTCGGCGAACTTCCCCTCAAGGAAGATCTGGCCCGTTTTTCCGCCCTGCTCACCGCTGAAGAACTGATCCATGAAGACCTGCGCCATCACTTTGAAGGCTTTCCCGCCCACCGCAATCAGCCCATGGCGATCCTTTCCGCGGTTATCAACGCGCTCGGCAGTCATAACCCGGACCTCAACGACATTACCGACAAGTCCGAATTCTTTCTCGCGGTTGGTAAAATCATTTCCAAGGTAAGAACAATCGCGGCTTTCTCGTACCGCAAATCCATCGGGCGTCCATTTGTTTATCCTGACCCGGATTTGAGTTACTGCCACAACTTCCTGCATATGATGTTTTCCATACCTTACAAACAGTATGATCCGCCAAAAGAAGCTGTCAAAGCTCTTTCGCTGATCTTCCAGCTTCATGCTGACCATGAGCAGAACTGTTCAACTTCCACAGTAAGGATGGTCGGTTCTACGCAGGCAAATATTTTCGCCTCTGTTTCTTCCGGCATCTGTGCCCTCTGGGGCAGGCTGCACGGCGGTGCTAACGCGGCTGTTATCGACATGCTCGAAAACATAAAGAACGGCGATTACACCATTGATGAATACATCGAAAAGGTTAAGAAAAAAGAATGCCGTCTGATGGGCTTCGGGCACCGAATTTACAAAAGTTTCGACCCGCGTGCGAAAATCCTTAAAAAAGCGACTCACGATCTTCTGCAGCACGGCTTCAGCGACGAACTGCTGGAGATTGCCATGCGCCTCGAAGAACGCGCTCTGTCCGATGATTACTTCGTCGAACGCAAGCTTTATCCCAACGTGGATTTCTATTCCGGCATCATCCTGCGCGCCCTCGGAATCCCGGTTGCTATGTTCCCGGTAATGTTCGCCATCGGCCGCATGCCCGGCTGGGTTGCACACTGGTACGAGGACTACACCACACCCGGAACAAAAATTAACCGTCCGAGACAGATTTACACTGGCGAAACTCCCAGAAATTACGTACCAATAGATTTCAGGAAGTAATTCAAGTTAATATCGGTTCGGGCCGAATCCGGTCCCGGAGCGATGGATATACCTACCCGGATATGCCCGTAATCCAGTCCCGCAAAAGGGGCTGAATTACGGGCAAACTTTCTTATAAACGGGTTGAAGTTCAAATTATTTCAAAAAAAATGCCTTTTTTTACAAAAAAGACTTGCAATTAACAGTCGATATTTATAGAAAGTTCTTCGCCGTGCCGAAGTGGTGGAATTGGTAGACACGCTAGGTTCAGGGTCTAGTGGAGGTTTCTCCGTGGAAGTTCGAGTCTTCTCTTCGGCACCATATTTCTAAAAGCCGCAACAGATGTTGCGGCTTTTTTTATGCCCACCCGAAATTCAACAACTACGCAACCGGGCTCGGCAATAAGTTTTCTTTTTAGCAGAAACCGAATAAAAAAATGTCCATCACTTAAGCTTTCTAATGGAAAAATTTATTCTTTCACGTATAATACACCCCTAACCTAAATTGGAGAATGTAAAATGAAAACTTGCCGTAACCAAATGATAATGATCGCAATGCTGGCCGTGACCTGCTTACTTTTTCAGACCCCGACAGCACAAGCCTTCAGCCTTAATGATCTTTCCTCAACCGCAGAAACAGCCAAAAGCGCAGCCGAAGGTGCAAATCTGCTTGACCGGGCTAAAAATGTTTACACCGGTTTTTACGATTCCACAGAAAATCTCGTTGATGCCCAGACCCTGACCATGAGCCTGATCAATCCTGATGAAGGAGCCTCTTTGCTCTCACAGGCTGGAGACATCAATTCCGGTTCAACAATGACCAGACTGGCCAAAATGGTCGCTTTTTCCGAGAGCATGGATGCCGAAACCACCAGCCCGTCCCTGACTTCCAGACTGACCAAAATCATAACCACTCCGGGCAACATAGAAAAAGCGCAGAAAGTATACGGACATGCTTCCACGGCCTATACTTCCGGCAATAATTCCGTAACTGAAGCCAAGACTCTTTACACTGAAATCAAAAATTTCATCTCATCCCCATCGGCGTCGGGACTGAGTGAAAGCCTGCTCTCCGGTCTGGGTAATTATTCTGATAAAATTCTGCCTTTCATCATTGAAAACGGACCGGCACGTGTAAAGTCAGCTGCCCAGATAGCGCAGGCTTTCAAGGGTTTTCTGTAGAACTTACAACTCGGGCATAAATCAGCCTTAGTTTCAGAAAAAACACATGCAATAAACCGAGTATTTGTAGATTATCTAAAAAATCCCGTCAGTATCTTTTACTGACGGGATTTTCGCATACTGGTATTAAGCCTTAACTGAAGTAGCCGTCCCCCTTAAGGTCGGCTATCAATCTTTCGCACATGGCAGCCCGGTTCAGGCTGTAGATGTGCACGCCGGGAACGCCTTTATCCAGAAGGTCGGAGATCTGTTTCCGGGCAAAATTAAATCCGAATTCCATAACCGCCTCATCGCCGCCTTTTTCAAATGCCTTTTCCACCCCGCAGTATAAACCGCCGGGAATACCAGCCCCGCAAAGGGACATAATCCTACGTAACGAACTCAGCGATTGAATAGGAAGAACTCCGGGAATAACCGGACGCTTAATACCAAGCCCAGCCAGCCGTTCAACATAATCAAAGTATAACCTGTTATCAAAAAAGAGCTGGGTCATTGTAAAGTCCGCACCCTTGGCCAGCTTAGCATTATGGAACTCCAGATCGTGAATCAATGAGGGCGATTCGGGATGCCCTCCGGGATATCCAGCCACAGCAATGCCCACATCTGAAAATTTACCGTCCACATACTCAACCAGATCGGAAGCATGCTGAAACCTGCTCCGCTCTTTCGCTTCGGCATCGGCAACACCGTCCCCTCCAAGGGCCAGAATATCGGAAACACCGCACTCCATCAGACTGGACACAAAACCGTCGATAGACTGTTCACTGGCTCCGACGCAGGTAAGATGGGCGAGGATATCAATGCCCATATCTTTTTTCAGCATGGAGCAAATTTCGAGGGAGTTATCGTGGCTGGTACCGCCCGCCCCATAAGTTACGGAGGCGAATTGAGGATTTAATCCGGCCAATCGTTCAGCCCGCTCCATGAACCGGGGCCATGTGCTTTTATCCTTGGGAGGAAAAAATTCAAAAGAAAAAAACTGTCCCGCAGCATCGATATTCTGTGCCACCTGCATCTTTAATACTCCGTTTTTACATGCTTGTTTCCCGGACCGCAGGTACGGTCCGGGAACTTATTATTACTGATTTTTTGAACGAACTATTTCCGCCGCCTGAACCATATTCTTAAGTGCCGGAACGACCTCTTCCCATTTGCGGGTTTTGAGTCCGCAATCAGGATTTACCCAAAGGCGTTGCGCCGGGATTACTTCCAATGCCTTTTCAAGAAGCAGAGCCATATCATCCGCTGCCGGGATTGCGGGGCTGTGGATATCATAGACTCCCGGGCCTACTCCGTTTGGATAATTGAACTGTCTGAAGCTGCCCAGAAGTTCCATACGGCTGCGGCTGGCTTCGATACTGATGACATCGGCATCAAGCGCAGCGATTGAAGCCATTATCTCATCGAACTCGCAGTAGCACATGTGTGTATGAATCTGAGTCGCATCACCTACACAGGAGGAAGAAAGGCGGAAACATTCACAGGCCCATTCCAAATACTCAGCCTGCTCGGATTTACGTAGAGGCAACCCTTCACGCAGGGCTGGTTCATCAATCTGGATGACTTTGACCCCATTTTTTTCCAGATCCATAACTTCGTCACGCACGGCCAGTGCAATCTGACGGCATGTTTCACTGCGAGGCTGGTCATCACGTACAAAGCTCCAGCATAGGATAGTCACCGGGCCGGTAAGCATCCCCTTTACTTCACGATCGGAAAGTGAACGGGCATAATTAATCCAGTCCACAGTGATTGTTGCGGGGCGGGTGACATCCCCGAATATAACAGGAGGTTTTACACAGCGTGAGCCGTAACTCTGAACCCATCCATTGGACGTAAAACAATAGCCGTCAAAATTTTCTCCGAAATATTCGACCATATCATTGCGCTCCGGTTCACCGTGAACCAGCACATCAAGTCCGATCTCTTCCTGGCGGCGAATACAATCTTCAATATAGCCGCGCATAAATTTCTCATAGTCGGCACGCTTAACTCGTCCGGACTTAAAGCCGCTTCTAATGGAACGCACCTCAGGAGTTTGCGGAAAAGAGCCTATGGTAGTTGTGGGCAGCAAAGGGAAACCGAGTTCGCGCTGAATTTCTGAACGCCGTTCATAAACGGAATCACGGCGAAAATCTTCAGGCTTAAGCGCGGACACTCTTTTGGCGAGTTCGGGATTGTTTACCCGGTGGCTGCTTTTACGTCCTTCAAGAATCATACGATTCT is a window of Maridesulfovibrio sp. DNA encoding:
- the metE gene encoding 5-methyltetrahydropteroyltriglutamate--homocysteine S-methyltransferase, giving the protein MLTHTLGYPRMGSNRELKKKLESYWRGEAGQDDLALTARKLRALHWENQEKAGVDLVPVGDFSYYDHMLDNAVRFGVIPERYNISGGRASLDDYFRMARGESGENGVAAMEMTKWFDTNYHYIVPEFSRNQKFSLADDSLLLQVEEAVRLGHQVKAVLPGPLTFLLLGKCADKEFDRLDLLENLLPAYVELIRNLSHKCEWIQFDEPVLALDLQEDVRRLFSPVYRTFKEAAANTKIMVAVYFGGLGENLETAAVLPVDGLHVDLVRGAQDLEPLLKKLADNLSLSLGVVDGRNIWRADLDKAVSHVKSAVVELGEDRVLVAPSCSLLHVPFDLELETALDAEIKSWMAFARQKCTEIRVVADAAAGLDAEEKLAENRMILEGRKSSHRVNNPELAKRVSALKPEDFRRDSVYERRSEIQRELGFPLLPTTTIGSFPQTPEVRSIRSGFKSGRVKRADYEKFMRGYIEDCIRRQEEIGLDVLVHGEPERNDMVEYFGENFDGYCFTSNGWVQSYGSRCVKPPVIFGDVTRPATITVDWINYARSLSDREVKGMLTGPVTILCWSFVRDDQPRSETCRQIALAVRDEVMDLEKNGVKVIQIDEPALREGLPLRKSEQAEYLEWACECFRLSSSCVGDATQIHTHMCYCEFDEIMASIAALDADVISIEASRSRMELLGSFRQFNYPNGVGPGVYDIHSPAIPAADDMALLLEKALEVIPAQRLWVNPDCGLKTRKWEEVVPALKNMVQAAEIVRSKNQ